In the genome of Streptomyces sp. NBC_00190, one region contains:
- a CDS encoding GNAT family N-acetyltransferase, which yields MKIIDLEPGDSRLTEDLLPVLLELRPHLTEDLFLSVLAEGQGQGLRFTAAYDADGVCVGAAGWRIVANTCQVRKLYVDDLVTTSAARSTGVGRALLAHLEERARAAGCTSLTLDSGTQRTDAHRFYFRERMAVTAFNFEKPLS from the coding sequence ATGAAGATCATCGACCTTGAGCCCGGCGACTCGCGACTGACCGAGGACCTGCTCCCCGTACTGCTCGAACTGCGCCCCCACCTCACCGAAGACCTCTTCCTCTCCGTCCTCGCCGAGGGACAGGGCCAGGGGCTGCGCTTCACCGCGGCCTACGACGCCGACGGCGTGTGCGTGGGCGCGGCCGGCTGGCGGATCGTCGCGAACACCTGCCAGGTCCGCAAGCTCTACGTCGACGACCTGGTCACCACCTCGGCCGCCCGCTCCACCGGTGTGGGCCGCGCGCTCCTCGCGCACCTCGAGGAGCGCGCCAGGGCAGCCGGCTGCACCTCGCTCACCCTGGACTCCGGAACCCAGCGGACCGACGCCCACCGGTTCTACTTCCGTGAGCGGATGGCAGTGACCGCGTTCAACTTCGAGAAGCCTCTGAGCTGA
- a CDS encoding (2,3-dihydroxybenzoyl)adenylate synthase, translated as MTSMLNGCTPWPEEFVDRYWAAGHWRGNTLDNLLRGWALQYGPRTALVHSGTRITYAALNRRVSRMAAGFRLRGLRPGQRVVVQLPNVPEFVVTVFALMRAGGVPVFCPVSHRASEVSHLVRVAQAVGYVGPSTFQGFDHTAMAADIAAQEPFLRRVFTLEAPGAPSPYGGLTTDPSGCQYSPLGSIDAPPEPALAQSADQVAFFLLSGGTSAPPKLIPRTHNDYAYQARAAAELVSLTENDVYLAAQPAESTFAFGCPGIVGTLSAGGTVVLAENPGPAECLPVIGRERVTITSVVPAVAQLWLDALPTVQTELSSLRLVQIGGAPMHRTTAERLGPALGCRLQQVFGMAEGLLTLTRPADPEETVLTTQGRPLSPDDEIRIVDVDGEDVPDGEPGELLARGPYTLRGYYRAPDHNARSFTTDGYFRTGVLARLTPDGNLVVTGRLKEGPV; from the coding sequence ATGACGTCCATGCTCAACGGCTGCACGCCCTGGCCCGAGGAGTTCGTCGACCGCTACTGGGCAGCCGGGCACTGGCGTGGCAATACGCTGGACAACCTGTTGCGTGGCTGGGCCCTGCAGTACGGACCACGGACCGCGCTCGTGCACTCCGGCACCCGCATCACGTACGCGGCCCTGAACCGGCGCGTGAGCCGCATGGCCGCAGGATTCCGGCTGCGCGGCCTCCGGCCCGGGCAGCGGGTCGTCGTCCAGCTACCCAACGTTCCCGAGTTCGTCGTCACCGTGTTCGCGCTGATGCGCGCCGGCGGGGTCCCCGTGTTCTGCCCGGTCTCGCACCGAGCGTCCGAGGTGTCCCACCTCGTGCGGGTCGCCCAGGCCGTCGGCTACGTCGGCCCCTCGACGTTCCAGGGCTTCGACCACACGGCGATGGCCGCGGACATCGCGGCCCAAGAGCCTTTCCTGCGGCGGGTGTTCACCCTTGAGGCACCGGGCGCCCCGTCCCCGTACGGCGGCCTCACGACCGACCCGTCGGGCTGCCAGTACAGCCCGCTGGGCTCGATCGACGCCCCGCCCGAGCCGGCGCTCGCGCAGAGCGCCGACCAGGTGGCCTTCTTCCTGCTCTCCGGCGGTACCAGCGCGCCGCCCAAGCTCATTCCGCGCACCCACAACGACTACGCCTATCAGGCGCGGGCCGCCGCCGAGCTGGTGTCGCTCACCGAGAACGACGTGTATCTCGCCGCGCAGCCCGCCGAGTCCACCTTCGCCTTCGGCTGCCCCGGCATCGTCGGCACCCTCTCCGCCGGAGGCACGGTCGTCCTGGCCGAGAACCCGGGACCCGCCGAATGCCTTCCGGTCATCGGACGGGAGCGGGTCACCATCACCTCGGTGGTGCCCGCCGTCGCCCAGCTCTGGCTCGACGCACTCCCCACGGTCCAGACGGAGCTGAGCAGTCTGCGCCTCGTGCAGATCGGCGGCGCGCCCATGCACCGGACGACCGCCGAGCGATTGGGCCCCGCGCTGGGCTGTCGCCTGCAGCAGGTCTTCGGCATGGCCGAGGGGCTGCTCACCCTCACCCGGCCCGCCGATCCGGAAGAGACCGTGCTCACCACGCAGGGCCGCCCGCTCTCGCCCGACGACGAGATCCGCATCGTCGACGTCGACGGAGAGGACGTACCCGACGGGGAGCCCGGCGAGCTCCTCGCCCGCGGTCCGTACACCCTGCGAGGGTACTACCGGGCCCCCGACCACAACGCACGCTCCTTCACCACCGACGGCTACTTCCGCACCGGCGTCCTCGCGCGGCTCACCCCGGACGGCAACCTGGTGGTGACCGGCCGCCTCAAGGAAGGGCCGGTCTAA
- the cynS gene encoding cyanase, translated as MPHAQFDPTARQALAVAVVEAKTRKDLSWQQLGDSAGLSVAFVTAALLGQHPLPESAARPVAELLGLDEDAVALLQTIPTRGSVPGGIPTDPTIYRFHEMLQVYGTTLKALVHEQFGDGIISAINFKLDVRKVTDPEGGERAVITLDGKYLPTKPF; from the coding sequence ATGCCGCACGCCCAGTTCGACCCCACCGCCCGCCAGGCCCTCGCCGTCGCCGTCGTCGAAGCCAAGACCCGCAAGGACCTCTCGTGGCAGCAGCTCGGCGACTCCGCCGGCCTGTCGGTCGCGTTCGTGACCGCCGCGCTGCTGGGCCAGCATCCGCTGCCCGAGTCCGCGGCGAGGCCGGTCGCCGAGCTGCTCGGCCTGGACGAGGACGCGGTCGCGCTCCTGCAGACGATCCCGACCCGCGGCTCGGTCCCCGGCGGCATCCCGACCGACCCGACGATCTACCGCTTCCACGAGATGCTCCAGGTCTACGGGACCACTCTGAAGGCTCTGGTCCACGAGCAGTTCGGGGACGGCATCATCAGCGCGATCAACTTCAAGCTGGACGTCCGTAAGGTCACCGACCCCGAGGGCGGCGAGCGCGCGGTCATCACCCTGGACGGCAAGTACCTTCCGACCAAGCCCTTCTGA
- a CDS encoding lysophospholipid acyltransferase family protein → MLSRIAAAVVPACGTLTVTADPGARPAAGSILVANHTSLADPAVVVAALRRYGIEPVILATSGLWRVPLLGSALRREGHIAVHRGTHRAADSLDAAAVALASGRSVLLYGEGRLPGRRDAGESAPGPFRSGLARLAAATGAPVVPVGQAGARRLCSGSSAKQLAGALTAPLRRPCLHVHIGSPLHLPDRVPEATERAREAVTAAWRTAALSLGELAGPGQEPSRGDHS, encoded by the coding sequence ATGCTCAGCCGAATCGCCGCCGCCGTCGTACCCGCCTGCGGGACCCTGACGGTCACCGCCGACCCCGGGGCGCGGCCCGCCGCCGGCAGCATCCTCGTCGCCAACCACACCTCGCTCGCCGACCCCGCCGTGGTGGTCGCCGCGCTGCGCCGGTACGGGATCGAGCCGGTCATCCTGGCCACCAGCGGGCTGTGGCGGGTGCCGCTGCTCGGGTCCGCGCTGCGGCGCGAAGGGCACATCGCCGTCCACCGCGGAACCCACCGGGCCGCCGATTCTCTCGATGCCGCGGCCGTCGCCCTCGCCTCGGGCCGCAGCGTGCTGCTCTACGGAGAGGGCCGGCTGCCGGGCCGCCGCGACGCGGGGGAGTCCGCCCCGGGCCCCTTCCGTAGCGGCTTGGCCCGGCTCGCCGCCGCGACCGGCGCCCCCGTCGTACCCGTTGGCCAGGCAGGCGCCCGCCGCCTGTGCTCCGGCAGCAGCGCCAAGCAGCTCGCCGGAGCCCTCACCGCCCCGCTGCGCAGGCCCTGCCTCCACGTGCACATCGGCTCGCCGCTCCACCTCCCCGACCGGGTCCCGGAGGCGACGGAGCGGGCCCGTGAGGCCGTCACCGCCGCCTGGCGCACCGCGGCCCTCTCCCTCGGTGAACTCGCCGGGCCGGGTCAGGAGCCGTCGCGGGGTGACCACTCCTAG
- a CDS encoding class I SAM-dependent methyltransferase, whose protein sequence is MEHGTDVPENFAQSADRDQVNDYDGFAEAYSAENENNLVNAYYERPAMLALAGDVAGRRILDAGCGSGPLSAALRDRGAVVTGIDSSAGMLALARRRLGDDAALHVADLRDRLPFPDGAFDHVVASLVLHYLEDWGPTLAELRRVLRPGGRLIASVDHPFVAYTIQDPRPDYFATTSYAFDWTFNGQSVPMRFWRKPLHAMTDAFTTAGFRLAVISEPQPDPAARELFPDDFHDLSSKTTFLFFVVEVPPSATGSDD, encoded by the coding sequence ATGGAACACGGAACCGATGTGCCTGAGAACTTCGCCCAGTCCGCGGATCGGGACCAGGTGAATGACTACGACGGTTTCGCCGAGGCGTACTCGGCGGAGAACGAGAACAACCTGGTGAACGCGTACTACGAGCGGCCTGCGATGTTAGCCCTCGCCGGAGACGTGGCCGGCCGCCGGATCCTGGACGCCGGTTGCGGCTCGGGCCCCCTGTCCGCCGCACTGCGCGACCGCGGTGCCGTCGTCACCGGCATCGACTCCAGCGCCGGGATGCTGGCATTGGCAAGGCGGCGGCTCGGTGACGACGCAGCCCTGCACGTGGCCGACCTGCGCGACCGCCTGCCGTTCCCCGATGGTGCATTCGACCACGTGGTCGCATCGCTGGTGCTGCACTATCTGGAGGACTGGGGGCCGACGCTGGCCGAGTTGCGGCGAGTGCTCAGGCCCGGCGGCCGGCTGATCGCGTCGGTGGACCACCCTTTCGTGGCCTACACGATCCAGGATCCTCGTCCCGACTACTTTGCGACCACCAGCTATGCCTTCGATTGGACGTTCAACGGGCAGTCCGTCCCGATGCGGTTCTGGCGCAAGCCACTGCACGCGATGACCGATGCCTTCACCACCGCCGGTTTTCGCCTTGCCGTCATCAGCGAGCCGCAGCCCGACCCGGCCGCCCGTGAACTGTTCCCCGACGACTTCCATGACCTTTCGAGCAAAACCACCTTCCTGTTCTTCGTCGTCGAAGTTCCGCCGTCGGCCACCGGCTCGGACGACTAG
- a CDS encoding class I SAM-dependent methyltransferase: MTTESRARSFSAAAARYADHRPSYPPELLTALADLAGFPPAGARVADVGAGTGIATALLEAAGARVVAVEPGEGMAAEFRRRNPRTPLVRGDGNRLPLATGSVDLLTYAQSWHWTDPARSVPEALRVLRPGGALAVWSNDPDVSVGWISEQQDRIEERFGPGWYINERARSQGGLRFTTRLLPWSRRVPVDTHLAKLSTHSLFLVGAPGTDAFLADERALLMGRFPDGMVEEHYVVDLSVAVRGGA, encoded by the coding sequence ATGACGACCGAATCCCGTGCTCGTTCGTTCAGTGCCGCGGCTGCCCGCTACGCCGACCACCGCCCCTCGTACCCGCCCGAGCTCCTCACCGCTCTGGCCGATCTGGCCGGTTTCCCGCCGGCCGGGGCGCGGGTCGCCGACGTCGGGGCGGGCACGGGCATCGCCACCGCCCTGCTGGAGGCGGCCGGGGCCCGTGTGGTCGCGGTGGAGCCGGGCGAGGGCATGGCCGCCGAGTTCCGGCGCCGCAATCCGCGGACGCCGCTCGTACGCGGCGACGGCAACCGACTGCCCCTCGCCACGGGCTCGGTGGACCTGTTGACCTATGCGCAGTCCTGGCACTGGACCGACCCCGCCCGCTCGGTCCCCGAGGCACTGCGCGTGCTGCGCCCCGGCGGGGCGCTGGCGGTCTGGTCGAACGATCCGGACGTCTCCGTCGGATGGATCTCCGAGCAGCAGGACCGCATCGAGGAGCGGTTCGGCCCGGGCTGGTACATCAACGAACGGGCCCGCTCGCAGGGGGGATTGCGCTTCACCACCCGCCTTCTGCCGTGGTCGCGCCGCGTCCCGGTCGACACGCATCTGGCGAAGCTGTCCACGCACTCCCTGTTCCTCGTCGGCGCGCCCGGCACGGACGCCTTCCTCGCCGACGAACGGGCCCTGCTCATGGGCCGGTTCCCGGACGGCATGGTCGAGGAGCACTACGTGGTCGATCTGAGCGTGGCCGTCCGCGGCGGTGCGTGA
- a CDS encoding D-alanyl-D-alanine carboxypeptidase family protein, whose product MKAETVAGGSSKKAETEEETVPEAEPDTVVEEPAEAEAEAAGAEAAAEAEAEREAETEADVEPAAEAEAEAETEADVEPATEVEAEAEPEAETEADVEPATEVEAEAEPEAEPEAEAEPEAEAELKPDADAEPDAETEADIESVEDSPAGSDEAEDTAPAADSADPEDAVVPDEADVPDDADDGDDPSDEAPEEAGAPDEVDADAQTDAPAAETETEAAPEEKDDAEAADPPRRVPSWAQGAESDSEKTSQFVALKPLDTPAPTPSPAKSEPQPWPEAKASAVAAPLPPLELLAELTNTAPPPQTPRRTLVRRVKVWTPILLLLAGAFTGAQLLRPLPAPAIVAAEPDHTLAGQFSIPWPAKGQGAVRVPGSGDIGTFGEQKPVPTASVAKVMTAYVILKNHPLRKNDPGPSIEVDAKAVADGTSEHESRIEGLTAGSKFSQTDMLKMLMIPSGNNIARLLARWDTGSDSETAFVEKMNAAARELGMRSTTYTDPSGLDAGTVSTAADQLALAEAVMKDEAFRAIVALPSATIKGLPQPITNNNGNLLTAQGLSIRGIKTGSSTPAGGTLMWAAYKSIGDETPLILGTLMDQHVDGPDPDGRNSLTLVKANSKKIIEAVREALASAPVIRKGQQVGYVDDGLGGRTPLVATKDLNVIGVPGQRLKLTLEAGATPVPHTAKAGSEIGVLTAGVGDGAKSVPVAVQGALAEPSFGTRVTRLG is encoded by the coding sequence ATGAAGGCGGAAACGGTGGCGGGCGGTTCCTCGAAGAAGGCGGAGACCGAAGAGGAGACGGTCCCGGAGGCGGAACCCGACACGGTCGTCGAGGAACCCGCGGAGGCGGAGGCGGAGGCCGCGGGGGCGGAGGCCGCGGCGGAGGCGGAGGCCGAGCGTGAGGCCGAAACCGAGGCGGACGTCGAGCCTGCGGCCGAGGCCGAGGCGGAGGCCGAAACCGAGGCGGACGTCGAGCCCGCGACCGAGGTCGAGGCGGAGGCCGAGCCTGAGGCCGAAACCGAGGCGGACGTCGAGCCCGCGACCGAGGTCGAGGCGGAGGCCGAGCCTGAGGCCGAACCCGAGGCGGAGGCCGAACCCGAGGCGGAGGCCGAGCTCAAGCCCGACGCAGACGCCGAACCCGACGCCGAAACCGAGGCGGACATCGAGTCAGTCGAGGACTCACCGGCCGGTTCCGACGAAGCCGAGGACACCGCACCGGCAGCCGACAGCGCGGACCCCGAGGACGCCGTCGTACCCGACGAGGCGGACGTACCAGACGACGCTGACGACGGTGACGACCCGTCCGACGAGGCCCCCGAGGAGGCCGGGGCTCCCGACGAGGTCGACGCCGACGCCCAGACCGACGCTCCGGCGGCCGAGACCGAGACCGAAGCCGCGCCCGAGGAGAAGGACGACGCCGAGGCGGCGGACCCGCCCCGGCGGGTGCCCTCCTGGGCTCAGGGGGCCGAGAGCGACTCCGAGAAGACCAGTCAGTTCGTCGCGCTCAAGCCGCTGGACACCCCGGCGCCCACCCCGTCCCCGGCCAAGTCCGAGCCCCAACCGTGGCCCGAGGCCAAGGCGTCGGCCGTCGCGGCCCCGCTGCCCCCGCTGGAACTGCTGGCCGAGCTCACCAACACCGCTCCCCCGCCGCAGACCCCCCGCCGGACCCTGGTGCGGCGCGTCAAGGTGTGGACCCCGATCCTGCTCCTCCTCGCAGGCGCGTTCACCGGCGCCCAGTTGCTGCGCCCGCTGCCCGCCCCGGCCATCGTCGCCGCCGAGCCGGACCACACCCTCGCCGGGCAGTTCTCCATCCCCTGGCCCGCCAAGGGGCAAGGGGCCGTCCGCGTCCCCGGGTCCGGTGACATCGGGACCTTCGGCGAGCAGAAGCCCGTCCCCACCGCCAGCGTCGCCAAGGTGATGACGGCCTACGTCATCCTCAAGAACCACCCGCTGCGCAAGAACGACCCCGGCCCCTCCATCGAGGTCGACGCGAAGGCGGTGGCGGACGGCACGTCCGAGCACGAGTCCCGCATCGAAGGACTCACCGCCGGTTCGAAGTTCAGCCAGACGGACATGCTCAAGATGCTCATGATCCCCTCGGGCAACAACATCGCCCGCCTGCTGGCGCGCTGGGACACCGGCAGCGACTCCGAGACGGCGTTCGTCGAGAAGATGAACGCCGCCGCCAGGGAACTCGGCATGCGGAGCACCACGTACACCGACCCCAGCGGCCTGGACGCGGGGACCGTCAGCACCGCCGCCGATCAGCTCGCACTGGCCGAGGCGGTCATGAAGGACGAGGCGTTCCGCGCGATCGTCGCCCTGCCCAGCGCCACGATCAAGGGGCTGCCCCAGCCCATCACCAATAACAACGGCAACCTCCTCACGGCCCAGGGCCTGAGCATCAGGGGCATCAAGACCGGGTCCAGCACGCCCGCCGGCGGAACCCTGATGTGGGCGGCCTACAAGTCGATCGGCGACGAAACCCCGCTGATCCTGGGCACGCTGATGGACCAGCACGTGGACGGACCGGACCCGGACGGCCGGAACAGCCTGACCCTGGTGAAGGCGAACAGCAAGAAGATCATCGAAGCGGTACGGGAGGCGCTCGCGTCGGCTCCGGTCATCCGCAAGGGCCAGCAGGTGGGGTACGTGGACGACGGGCTCGGCGGCCGCACACCGCTGGTCGCCACGAAGGACCTGAACGTGATCGGCGTACCGGGTCAGCGGCTGAAGCTCACCCTCGAAGCCGGGGCGACGCCGGTTCCGCACACCGCGAAGGCCGGGTCGGAGATCGGCGTGCTGACGGCGGGCGTAGGAGACGGGGCGAAGAGCGTACCGGTGGCGGTCCAGGGCGCCCTGGCCGAGCCCTCGTTCGGCACGCGAGTCACCCGGCTCGGCTAG
- a CDS encoding serine hydrolase domain-containing protein: MSGLRRLLEAHVGDGRLPGAVGLVARGDDIEVAAVGSLDTSGGAPMERDSLFRVASLTKPVIAAAAMTMIEDGLLALDVPVTRWLPELAAPMVARTPSSPVDDVVPAERPITVEDLLTFRAGYGFPADFSLPAVRLLFSELGQGPPQPQQIAAPDEWMAALARIPLLHQPGRAWLYNTCSDILGVLMARAAGQSLPDLLAERVFEPLGMRDTAFAVPHDRLHRFTGCYRAAPDGGPLQLVDPADGQWSTLPAFPSGAGGLVSTADDWLAFGRMLLAGGAYGGGRLLSPESVRQMATDHLTAEQREGGALFLEGQGWGFGGSVDVAPLDPWNVPGRYGWIGGTGTAAHVVPATGAVTILLTQREMSGPASPPLMREFWTYAAKG, from the coding sequence ATGAGCGGTCTGCGCAGGCTCCTGGAAGCCCACGTCGGTGACGGCCGACTGCCCGGCGCGGTGGGTCTGGTGGCCCGGGGCGATGACATCGAGGTGGCGGCCGTAGGCTCCCTCGACACCTCCGGCGGCGCCCCGATGGAACGCGACTCCCTCTTCCGGGTCGCCTCGCTCACCAAGCCGGTGATCGCCGCGGCCGCGATGACGATGATCGAGGACGGCCTGCTCGCCCTCGACGTGCCGGTCACCCGCTGGCTGCCGGAACTCGCGGCGCCGATGGTCGCCCGTACGCCGTCCTCACCCGTCGACGACGTGGTTCCCGCCGAGCGCCCGATCACCGTCGAAGACCTCCTCACCTTCCGGGCCGGCTACGGCTTTCCCGCGGACTTCTCGCTGCCCGCCGTCCGGCTGCTCTTCAGCGAGCTGGGGCAGGGACCACCGCAGCCCCAGCAGATCGCGGCGCCGGACGAGTGGATGGCGGCCCTCGCACGGATCCCGCTCCTCCACCAGCCGGGCCGGGCATGGCTCTACAACACCTGCTCCGACATCCTCGGAGTGCTCATGGCCCGCGCGGCCGGACAGTCCCTCCCCGACCTCCTGGCGGAGCGCGTCTTCGAGCCGCTCGGCATGCGTGACACGGCGTTCGCGGTACCGCACGACCGGCTCCACCGGTTCACCGGCTGCTACCGCGCCGCGCCGGACGGCGGCCCGCTGCAGCTCGTCGATCCCGCAGACGGGCAGTGGAGCACCCTGCCCGCCTTCCCCTCCGGGGCGGGCGGGCTGGTCTCCACCGCCGACGACTGGCTCGCCTTCGGCCGGATGCTGCTCGCGGGCGGCGCGTACGGGGGCGGGCGCCTGCTCTCGCCGGAGTCCGTACGGCAGATGGCCACCGACCACCTCACGGCGGAGCAGCGCGAGGGCGGCGCCCTCTTCCTGGAAGGCCAAGGCTGGGGATTCGGCGGCTCGGTCGACGTGGCGCCCCTCGATCCGTGGAACGTGCCCGGCCGCTACGGCTGGATCGGCGGCACCGGCACCGCCGCCCACGTGGTCCCCGCCACCGGCGCCGTCACCATCCTCCTCACCCAGCGCGAAATGAGCGGCCCGGCCTCGCCCCCGCTGATGCGGGAGTTCTGGACCTACGCCGCGAAGGGTTAA
- a CDS encoding rodlin, translating into MIKKIMATAAATASIVGAGAAVAAPAMAIGNDNGVNTVNGNNSQQIYGNQKTHGDLSPQLGLVQGTLNKPCIGLPAKVNAQSILAFVNIGVQDINVLSNPQNQQCTENSTQAKGDEPLSHILDNIPVLSGNISQGS; encoded by the coding sequence ATGATCAAGAAGATTATGGCCACCGCCGCCGCCACCGCTTCCATCGTCGGCGCGGGCGCCGCCGTGGCCGCCCCGGCCATGGCCATCGGCAACGACAACGGGGTCAACACCGTCAACGGCAACAACTCCCAGCAGATCTACGGCAATCAGAAGACCCACGGCGACCTGAGCCCGCAGCTCGGCCTGGTCCAGGGCACGCTGAACAAGCCCTGCATCGGTCTGCCGGCCAAGGTCAATGCCCAGTCGATCCTTGCCTTCGTCAACATCGGTGTCCAGGACATCAACGTCCTGTCGAACCCGCAGAACCAGCAGTGCACCGAGAACTCCACCCAGGCCAAGGGCGACGAGCCGCTCTCGCACATCCTGGACAACATCCCGGTCCTCTCGGGCAACATTTCGCAGGGCAGCTGA
- a CDS encoding AMP-binding protein, which produces MARARYVTELAEALERYADRPAIGVGPAVMTYSDVRENTWRLAGTLAEAGVGRGSGLACVAGGNRPEVLLVRLAAHLLGARLTQVLAGPALYGLEFILRDCRPDLVLHDVPVPDTGAPRLGLDEVLRRAAGREAAAVAVRAREDDVARVTYTGGTTGLPKGVASTFGAMAARNTVRTAGWAEPVYLSVTSLAQRSGGRSLEQLLAGGRVEVLAPFSPREFAAACRRLGRVSTYLTTSMVYRLLDDPGTAAGVPGLEVVSYGDSPVLPSRLREAVTRWGGRWQQGYGMNEAAVICRLTPADHEAAVADRPELLASVGRPVAGVEVEVRDGGGAAVGAGRTGEVWMRSAAMMAGYWGRPGLTASVLRDGWLRTGDLGHLGEDGYLYLDDRVKDVVMVDGDNVYCVPVEAALARHPAVAEAVVVGRHSDLTGEEVCAFLVAAPGCAPGAEMAAEACALVGRELSPAHRPTTVFWEDAIPLTARGKPDKRRLRDRAAGEGR; this is translated from the coding sequence ATGGCGCGGGCACGGTACGTCACGGAACTGGCAGAGGCCCTGGAGCGGTACGCGGACCGGCCCGCCATCGGTGTGGGGCCCGCCGTCATGACGTACTCGGACGTACGGGAGAACACCTGGCGGCTTGCGGGAACCCTGGCGGAGGCGGGGGTCGGGCGCGGATCTGGGCTGGCCTGTGTGGCGGGCGGGAACCGGCCAGAGGTGCTGCTGGTACGGCTCGCCGCGCACCTCCTGGGGGCGCGGCTGACCCAGGTGCTGGCCGGACCGGCCCTGTACGGGCTGGAGTTCATCCTGCGGGACTGCCGGCCGGACCTGGTGCTGCACGACGTCCCGGTGCCCGATACGGGCGCGCCCCGGCTGGGCCTGGACGAGGTGCTGCGGCGGGCTGCGGGGCGCGAGGCGGCGGCGGTGGCCGTGCGGGCGCGGGAGGACGACGTGGCCCGGGTGACCTACACCGGCGGGACGACGGGGCTGCCCAAGGGGGTGGCCTCCACCTTCGGCGCCATGGCGGCGCGCAACACCGTACGCACGGCCGGGTGGGCGGAGCCGGTGTACCTGTCGGTCACCTCACTGGCCCAGAGGTCCGGCGGGCGCTCCCTGGAACAGCTGCTGGCCGGAGGCAGGGTGGAGGTTCTCGCCCCCTTCTCGCCGCGGGAGTTCGCCGCGGCCTGCCGGCGTCTGGGGCGGGTGTCGACGTACCTGACGACGTCGATGGTGTACCGGCTGCTGGACGACCCCGGGACCGCCGCGGGTGTGCCAGGGCTGGAGGTGGTCTCGTACGGCGACTCGCCCGTCCTGCCCTCCCGGCTGCGCGAGGCGGTGACCCGCTGGGGCGGGCGGTGGCAGCAGGGCTACGGCATGAACGAGGCGGCGGTGATCTGCCGCCTCACGCCCGCGGACCACGAGGCGGCGGTGGCGGACCGGCCTGAGCTGCTGGCCTCCGTGGGGCGGCCCGTGGCGGGGGTGGAGGTCGAGGTGCGCGACGGGGGCGGGGCCGCGGTGGGCGCCGGGCGCACCGGGGAGGTGTGGATGCGGTCGGCGGCGATGATGGCCGGGTACTGGGGCCGTCCCGGACTGACCGCGTCGGTCCTGCGCGACGGGTGGCTGCGGACGGGGGACCTCGGGCACCTCGGCGAGGACGGCTACCTGTACCTCGACGACCGGGTCAAGGACGTGGTGATGGTCGACGGGGACAACGTGTACTGCGTGCCCGTGGAGGCCGCGCTCGCCCGGCATCCGGCCGTGGCCGAGGCGGTGGTGGTCGGCCGGCACAGCGATCTGACGGGCGAGGAGGTCTGCGCGTTCCTGGTGGCGGCGCCCGGGTGCGCGCCCGGCGCCGAGATGGCGGCCGAGGCCTGCGCCCTGGTCGGGCGGGAGCTGTCTCCGGCGCACCGGCCGACCACGGTGTTCTGGGAGGACGCGATCCCGCTGACCGCCCGGGGGAAGCCGGACAAACGCCGCCTGCGGGACCGCGCGGCCGGTGAAGGGCGTTAA
- a CDS encoding YciI family protein: MKYMLMVLGKQADYEAMSGKASGDSPAWSAAELKAMFDHMGALNDELAAAGELVDAQGLAEPRQARLVTADADGAPVVSDVPYGEKSAVIAGYWVVDVPDFGRAAEIAARAQACPVPEGAPTYPVVVHPVGGAPETAK, translated from the coding sequence ATGAAGTACATGCTGATGGTCCTGGGCAAGCAGGCCGACTACGAAGCCATGAGCGGCAAGGCGAGCGGTGACAGCCCGGCCTGGTCCGCGGCGGAACTCAAGGCGATGTTCGACCACATGGGCGCGCTGAACGACGAACTGGCCGCGGCGGGCGAGCTGGTCGACGCGCAGGGACTGGCCGAACCCCGCCAGGCGCGTCTGGTGACCGCCGACGCCGACGGCGCCCCGGTGGTTTCCGACGTGCCGTACGGGGAGAAGAGCGCGGTCATCGCCGGGTACTGGGTCGTCGACGTCCCCGACTTCGGCCGAGCCGCCGAGATCGCCGCCCGCGCCCAGGCCTGCCCGGTCCCCGAGGGCGCGCCCACCTACCCGGTCGTCGTCCACCCCGTCGGCGGCGCCCCCGAAACCGCGAAGTGA
- a CDS encoding contact-dependent growth inhibition system immunity protein, with protein MTLSMWLQVSNDEPVADVEAPPAPDATHLVRKVHTLRHVPLGELGPADLRTLISQQVALPYVLPLAVRLLLEEPLIDACFYEGDLLLAAVNAPASAWSPLPDLAAQLCTVITTLPDAAVAGLPRGAADELARFVARPGSLR; from the coding sequence TTGACCTTGTCGATGTGGCTACAGGTCAGCAATGACGAGCCGGTAGCCGATGTCGAGGCGCCTCCTGCCCCTGACGCGACGCATTTGGTCCGCAAGGTGCATACGTTGCGGCATGTTCCGCTGGGCGAACTCGGTCCGGCGGATCTGCGCACCCTCATCTCACAGCAGGTGGCGCTGCCGTACGTCCTTCCGCTCGCGGTGCGCCTGCTGCTTGAGGAGCCGTTGATCGACGCCTGCTTCTACGAGGGCGACCTGCTGCTTGCCGCCGTCAATGCCCCCGCTTCTGCCTGGTCCCCGCTGCCAGACCTCGCCGCGCAGCTGTGCACCGTGATCACGACACTGCCGGACGCAGCAGTCGCCGGTCTGCCCCGCGGCGCCGCTGACGAGCTCGCCCGCTTCGTCGCGCGACCCGGATCACTTCGTTGA